From Bacteroides uniformis:
AAGAGAGAAGTGGGTAAGGGAAGGGATAGGGCGCCCGAATCAATGATTATTCCTTTTCTTAAGCACATTACAAAGATACAACATTAAGAAGCGGAAGTCAAGTGTTTTGCCATTTTTTTTACTACAAAAAACACGGAGACACAGAGTTTTTCAAGCAATAAGAAAAATCTCCGTGTCTTTGTGTCTCTGTATTCTATAAATTTCCATCCATCACTTTGCATTCCTCGTCAGCCACTCCAATGGTGGTATGTAGTCCACCAGTTTTGTCATGCTTTGGTTATGATGGAAATAGACTTCACCGGTTTTGCCATTACGGTGCTTGGCTATGATGACGATACCCAGGCCATCGGTGGGATAAGTACTCTTCTTATCGACGGTCTTGCCGTAGAGGGCAGGGCGGCAAAGCAGCATTACCATATCCGCATCCTGCTCTATGGCGCCGCTCTCGCGCAGGTTGCTCAGGGTGGGGCGATGGTCTATGCTACCGTCGCTCGCCCGGTTCAGCTGACTCAGCAGCAGTACGGGGATATCCAGCTCCTTGGCCAGCAGCTTTGCCTTGCGGCTTGCCTGCGCCACTTCCTGCTCGCGGTTGCGGTTTTTCTGGTCACTCCTCATGTCACATAGTTGCAGATAGTCCACAATCACCATGTCACAGCGATTCTTGCTCTTCAGCAGGCGGGCGGAAGAACGCACGCGGTCCATGCTCGTCATCGGATGGTCGTCTATCAGTATGGGCAACCGCGACAACTCGGCAGACGCCTCATGCACCTGCCTCACCTCGCCGGGTGTGAGCTGGCCGCTACGCAGGTGTTGCGGGTCTACCCCCTCCGTAGCTGCAAGCAGCCAGCGGTCTCCCAGGCGCTCGCCTTGCATTTCGAGGCTGAAGACCACCACATGACGCCCCGCCATGGCAGCGGCACGGGCCAGGTGGAGGGCAAAGGCCGTCTTCCCCACCGACGGACGGGCAGCAAGGATGTTCAAGTCGCCGCGCTGCCAGCCCGCCGTAACGTGGTCCAGAGCGTCAAAACCCGTAGGGATACCCGTAATGCCGTTGCATCCGTGCTCCATACGCTGCTCCACCTCGGCCAGCGTGTCGTCCATCAGCCGGTCTATGGAGCGAAGGTGGTCGGCTACGCCGCTCTCGTCCTCCAGCCCCTCCAGCAGTCGATGGGCTTCCACCAGGATGTCGTCAATATCCATCGACTCGTCGGCACTGAACGCCAGCAGTTGCTGGAATCCCGTACGCATGATACGCCGCGTGTGCAATTGCCTAAGGATGAGCGCATGATACTCCAGATGAGCACTGGAGCTGACCTTCGAGCTGATGCGTAACAGTTCGTAAGGCCCGCCCACGGCATCGAGTTTGCCACGGGCTGCCAGTTCGTTCTTCAGCGTGATGGTATCTATGGACTTTGCGCTGCGATACATCGATTGCAGGGCGGCAAAAATTTCCAGATTCTTCTCCTCGTAGAACATCTCGGGACGAAGTTTGTCCACCACCAGAGGCATGGCAGCGCGCTCTATCATGCAGGCACCGATGACAGCTTCTTCGAGGTCACTGTCGTGGGAAAAA
This genomic window contains:
- the dnaB gene encoding replicative DNA helicase — translated: MMTETTFSHDSDLEEAVIGACMIERAAMPLVVDKLRPEMFYEEKNLEIFAALQSMYRSAKSIDTITLKNELAARGKLDAVGGPYELLRISSKVSSSAHLEYHALILRQLHTRRIMRTGFQQLLAFSADESMDIDDILVEAHRLLEGLEDESGVADHLRSIDRLMDDTLAEVEQRMEHGCNGITGIPTGFDALDHVTAGWQRGDLNILAARPSVGKTAFALHLARAAAMAGRHVVVFSLEMQGERLGDRWLLAATEGVDPQHLRSGQLTPGEVRQVHEASAELSRLPILIDDHPMTSMDRVRSSARLLKSKNRCDMVIVDYLQLCDMRSDQKNRNREQEVAQASRKAKLLAKELDIPVLLLSQLNRASDGSIDHRPTLSNLRESGAIEQDADMVMLLCRPALYGKTVDKKSTYPTDGLGIVIIAKHRNGKTGEVYFHHNQSMTKLVDYIPPLEWLTRNAK